The proteins below are encoded in one region of Alistipes indistinctus YIT 12060:
- a CDS encoding dihydrodipicolinate synthase family protein produces the protein MTSEKIKGLVAATVTPMKANGEVNLPALDSYVKHLEKQGLAGVFVNGTTGEGLLMTSDERKAVAEAWMAYKDKFKVMVHVGGTSYAAAVDLARHAEKIGADAISAMGPCFLPPSRAEELVAFNKIVAAAAPGTPFYYYHIPGTSHVNVSMLDFLKLGEKEIPTLRGIKYTTYDSMTMQECIAYRGGYYDILHGHDETILTGLMLGATGGVGTSYSVTGELYNKLLDTFWAGDLAGAVKLQEKAVEFIRVLIKYENSVVGIKAILQVMGVDCGPVRLPMRNLTPDRMKALEADLRAIGWI, from the coding sequence ATGACAAGCGAAAAGATCAAAGGGCTGGTAGCCGCTACGGTGACCCCGATGAAAGCGAACGGGGAGGTGAACCTGCCTGCGCTGGACAGCTATGTGAAGCATCTCGAGAAGCAGGGGTTGGCGGGCGTATTCGTCAACGGCACCACCGGCGAGGGATTGCTGATGACCTCCGACGAGCGCAAGGCGGTGGCCGAGGCGTGGATGGCCTATAAAGATAAGTTCAAAGTGATGGTGCATGTAGGCGGCACGAGTTATGCGGCCGCCGTCGACTTGGCGCGCCATGCCGAAAAGATCGGCGCCGATGCGATTTCGGCGATGGGTCCCTGTTTCCTGCCCCCGTCGCGGGCCGAGGAGCTGGTGGCGTTCAACAAGATCGTCGCGGCGGCGGCCCCCGGCACTCCGTTTTACTATTACCACATTCCGGGCACGTCGCACGTCAACGTCAGCATGCTCGATTTCCTGAAACTCGGTGAAAAGGAGATTCCGACGCTGCGCGGCATCAAGTACACCACCTACGATTCGATGACGATGCAAGAGTGCATCGCCTACCGAGGCGGCTACTACGACATCCTGCACGGCCACGACGAAACGATCCTCACCGGGCTGATGCTCGGCGCGACGGGCGGTGTGGGTACTTCGTACAGCGTGACGGGCGAGCTTTACAATAAACTGCTCGACACCTTCTGGGCCGGAGACCTGGCCGGGGCGGTGAAACTCCAGGAGAAGGCCGTCGAGTTTATCCGCGTGCTGATCAAGTACGAAAATTCGGTGGTCGGCATCAAGGCCATCCTGCAGGTTATGGGCGTCGACTGTGGCCCGGTGCGGCTGCCGATGCGCAACCTGACCCCCGACCGGATGAAAGCGCTCGAAGCGGACTTGCGCGCGATCGGCTGGATTTGA
- a CDS encoding sodium:solute symporter family transporter gives MNLLAATPSSDGMIAGAATGFRPLDWAVVVLFLLWMLWIGYRSGRRNRTAEDYVLGGRTMNPVMVGISLFATLLSTLSYLSYPGEMVKYGPVVFIGLAAFPVAYYIVSRLMIPRYMKMNVTSAYEILEIKLGRGVRSLATVFFLSLRFLWMATIIYATVDVALIPVFGLDPGWVPPVSVVLVVITVIYTTMGGLKAVVTTDVIQTVVMFAGVLLTIGIIGWKVGSFGAFFEPQLFEHWPPVDWGFDMSKRMTVGNILLMTLVWQVCTAGSDQMAIQRYLSTPDVATAKRSYRISLVTSCTIQLLLAVVGLVVMTYFLRYPQMLAPGTSVVGDADTLFPRFILIGLPAGITGLIAAGIMSAAMSSLSSGLNSSATVIYEDIINRNRKESNTSSKSLHHIKLIAVALGVVVALSSFLVAYVSGNLLDVVIKVVNLVVAPLFVLFFMALFVPWATSRGTVAGGLFAMLVAVLIAFVGIFGITALWIMPVALVSGVLSSMLFSLLDRWLIGRGLLPGK, from the coding sequence ATGAACCTTCTTGCTGCAACACCTTCTTCCGACGGTATGATCGCGGGCGCGGCGACCGGCTTCCGGCCGCTCGACTGGGCGGTCGTGGTGCTTTTCCTGCTCTGGATGCTCTGGATCGGCTATCGCTCGGGGCGCCGCAACCGCACGGCCGAGGATTATGTGCTGGGCGGCCGCACGATGAACCCCGTGATGGTCGGTATTTCGCTCTTCGCGACGCTGCTCAGCACGCTGAGCTACCTGTCGTATCCGGGCGAAATGGTCAAGTACGGGCCGGTGGTCTTTATCGGGCTGGCGGCGTTTCCGGTCGCGTACTACATCGTGAGCCGGCTGATGATTCCGCGTTACATGAAGATGAACGTCACCAGCGCTTACGAGATTCTTGAGATCAAGCTGGGGCGCGGCGTGCGTTCTTTGGCGACGGTCTTTTTCCTGTCGCTGCGCTTCCTGTGGATGGCGACGATCATCTATGCGACGGTCGATGTCGCGCTGATTCCCGTGTTCGGCCTCGATCCGGGCTGGGTGCCTCCCGTCAGCGTCGTGCTGGTCGTTATTACCGTGATATACACTACGATGGGAGGCCTGAAGGCCGTAGTGACGACCGACGTGATCCAAACCGTCGTGATGTTTGCGGGCGTGCTGCTCACCATCGGCATCATCGGTTGGAAAGTGGGTTCGTTCGGAGCCTTCTTCGAGCCGCAGCTTTTCGAACACTGGCCCCCGGTGGACTGGGGTTTCGATATGTCGAAGCGGATGACCGTCGGCAATATCCTGCTGATGACTCTCGTATGGCAGGTCTGCACGGCCGGGTCGGACCAGATGGCGATCCAGCGTTACCTCTCCACGCCCGACGTGGCAACGGCCAAACGCTCCTACCGCATCTCGCTGGTCACCTCCTGCACGATCCAGTTGTTGCTGGCCGTGGTGGGGCTCGTCGTAATGACTTATTTCCTCCGCTATCCGCAGATGCTCGCGCCGGGCACCTCCGTGGTGGGCGATGCCGACACGCTTTTCCCCCGTTTTATCCTGATCGGGCTGCCGGCGGGGATTACCGGGCTGATCGCCGCCGGAATCATGTCGGCCGCGATGTCGAGCCTCTCGTCGGGGCTCAATTCGTCTGCCACGGTGATCTATGAGGACATCATCAACCGCAACCGCAAGGAGAGCAATACCTCGTCGAAAAGCCTGCACCACATCAAACTGATCGCCGTAGCGCTCGGGGTAGTGGTCGCTTTGTCGAGCTTTCTGGTCGCCTATGTGAGCGGCAACCTGCTCGATGTGGTGATCAAGGTGGTGAACCTGGTGGTAGCGCCGTTGTTCGTGCTCTTTTTCATGGCGCTGTTCGTGCCGTGGGCCACTTCGCGCGGGACGGTGGCGGGCGGATTGTTCGCGATGCTCGTGGCGGTGCTGATCGCCTTTGTCGGGATCTTCGGCATTACGGCGCTGTGGATTATGCCGGTCGCACTGGTTTCGGGGGTGCTTTCGAGTATGCTCTTCAGCCTGCTCGACCGCTGGCTGATCGGCCGGGGCCTGCTCCCCGGAAAGTAG
- a CDS encoding DUF3127 domain-containing protein: protein MEFEGTVVSVLPVVKGTSARGEWMKQEVIFDQPGEFNRKVCVGFWGDKAQEAGTLRPGEVVAVSANVESREYNGRWYTEVRAWRMTRKAAGETAPGPGALPPLDAFAPEEPAASKEVDDLPF, encoded by the coding sequence ATGGAATTTGAAGGAACCGTAGTGAGCGTGCTGCCGGTCGTCAAGGGAACGAGCGCACGCGGAGAGTGGATGAAACAGGAGGTAATTTTCGATCAGCCGGGCGAATTCAACCGCAAGGTGTGCGTAGGCTTCTGGGGCGACAAGGCCCAGGAGGCGGGTACGCTGCGTCCGGGCGAAGTGGTCGCCGTCTCGGCCAACGTCGAGTCGCGCGAGTACAACGGCCGTTGGTATACCGAGGTACGCGCATGGCGCATGACCCGCAAGGCGGCCGGAGAAACGGCCCCGGGCCCGGGTGCGCTGCCCCCGCTGGACGCCTTCGCACCGGAAGAGCCCGCCGCGTCGAAAGAGGTGGACGACTTGCCGTTCTGA
- a CDS encoding peptidylprolyl isomerase → MTKGIIHTEKGDMTVEFYDQEAPGTVANFCKLAKSGFYDGLTFHRVIPDFVIQGGCPLGTGAGGPGYTIKCETSGGKQYHDRGVLSMAHRGKDTGGSQFFICHNRTNTAHLDGVHTCFGRVVEGLEVIDQIRPGDLITGIDIIEEA, encoded by the coding sequence ATGACCAAAGGAATCATTCATACCGAGAAAGGCGACATGACCGTCGAGTTCTACGACCAGGAGGCACCGGGCACGGTGGCCAACTTCTGCAAACTGGCGAAAAGCGGTTTTTACGACGGGCTGACGTTCCACCGGGTAATCCCGGACTTCGTGATCCAGGGCGGCTGTCCGCTCGGCACCGGCGCGGGCGGCCCCGGCTACACGATCAAGTGCGAAACCTCGGGTGGCAAACAGTACCACGACCGCGGCGTACTGTCGATGGCGCACCGCGGCAAAGACACCGGCGGCTCGCAGTTCTTCATCTGCCACAACCGCACGAATACCGCGCACCTCGACGGCGTACACACCTGTTTCGGCCGCGTGGTCGAAGGGCTGGAGGTGATCGACCAGATCCGTCCGGGCGACCTGATTACCGGAATCGACATCATAGAAGAAGCATAG
- a CDS encoding putative signal transducing protein produces the protein MQTVTLTTCDNAAEAHLLQGALANAGIESVLTNEYTASTLPNLCGMMGMGVTVVVLAKDYDRARQLLNTLSPASGQPCCPYCGSTDIGTSLGRRRGLKAFFAFLSLLAWTPLGNIKTSYRCRRCGEDFSKPAPSPGQTPGDRITGTPPDTNPEAEQ, from the coding sequence ATGCAAACCGTTACCCTGACCACCTGCGACAACGCCGCCGAAGCCCACCTGCTGCAGGGAGCGCTGGCCAACGCGGGCATCGAGTCCGTCCTGACCAACGAATACACCGCATCGACACTACCCAACCTGTGCGGCATGATGGGGATGGGCGTCACGGTCGTAGTGCTGGCGAAGGATTACGACCGGGCCCGGCAGCTGTTAAATACGCTGTCGCCCGCTTCCGGACAGCCGTGCTGCCCCTATTGCGGCTCGACCGACATCGGGACATCGCTGGGGCGCCGCCGCGGACTCAAGGCATTTTTTGCGTTCCTTTCGCTACTGGCCTGGACGCCGCTCGGCAATATCAAGACTTCCTACCGCTGCCGCCGTTGCGGGGAGGATTTCAGCAAACCGGCTCCATCTCCCGGACAAACTCCCGGAGACCGCATCACAGGCACTCCCCCGGACACGAATCCGGAGGCGGAACAATGA
- a CDS encoding sodium-dependent transporter: MKQRSSFGSRFGAVAVVGGSVVGLGNIWRFPYIAGENGGGAFILVYIAISALICIPIMLTEFSLGRHTRSNALRAFRRLSPRGYWNGAGYLGIATSTIILSFYAVIAGWALKFLQVALVNGFHRQSSEEIRTVFQQYIDHGWGPMFWTFAFIAFIAFIVVRGVEKGIEKFGKIVMPFMILLLIGLVINSLTLDGAKEGISFLLRPDFSKINSHVILQALGQAFFSLSLGMGTMITYGSYIPKNENMFRLAGTVAVTDTCVAILAGLAIFPAVFSYGISPTSGPELVFITLPNVFGNMTGGYLLGIAFFFLLFTASISSSVSLLEVATLYISEEMHLRRRTATLIAVGTVAGLSALCLWSQAPDSSLRVAGQNIFDLFNNATSLYMLPLGGLLSVLFAGWVLRGRTLQEEVTSRGRYGNALFPYYRVIVRFVAPVVIVLLFLSQIGVI; this comes from the coding sequence ATGAAACAACGCAGTTCATTCGGCAGCCGCTTCGGCGCCGTAGCCGTCGTCGGCGGCTCGGTGGTGGGGTTGGGCAACATCTGGCGGTTCCCCTATATCGCGGGTGAAAACGGCGGCGGCGCCTTCATCCTGGTTTACATCGCGATCAGCGCACTGATCTGCATCCCGATCATGCTCACCGAGTTCAGTCTCGGGCGCCACACGCGATCCAATGCCCTGAGGGCATTCCGGCGGCTTTCGCCCAGGGGATACTGGAACGGCGCGGGCTACCTGGGTATCGCCACCTCGACGATCATCCTGTCGTTCTATGCGGTGATCGCGGGCTGGGCGCTCAAATTCTTGCAGGTCGCCCTCGTAAACGGATTCCACCGGCAGAGTTCCGAGGAGATCCGGACGGTTTTCCAACAGTACATCGACCACGGCTGGGGTCCCATGTTCTGGACCTTCGCCTTCATCGCCTTCATCGCTTTCATCGTGGTGCGGGGCGTCGAAAAAGGGATCGAAAAGTTCGGCAAGATCGTGATGCCGTTCATGATCCTGCTGCTGATCGGACTGGTCATCAACTCGCTGACGCTCGACGGCGCGAAAGAGGGCATCTCCTTCCTGCTGCGTCCCGACTTCAGCAAAATCAACAGCCATGTGATCCTGCAGGCATTGGGCCAGGCCTTTTTTTCATTGAGCCTCGGCATGGGCACGATGATCACCTACGGATCGTACATCCCCAAAAATGAAAACATGTTCCGGCTGGCCGGTACGGTGGCCGTCACCGACACCTGCGTCGCGATCCTCGCCGGACTGGCGATCTTCCCGGCCGTCTTTTCGTACGGCATCAGCCCGACGTCCGGCCCGGAACTGGTCTTCATCACGCTGCCCAACGTATTCGGCAACATGACCGGAGGCTACCTGCTCGGCATCGCCTTTTTCTTCCTGCTTTTCACCGCGTCGATCTCGTCGTCGGTATCGCTGCTCGAGGTGGCGACACTCTATATCTCCGAGGAGATGCACCTGCGCCGCCGTACCGCCACGCTGATCGCCGTGGGAACCGTCGCCGGGCTCAGCGCGCTGTGCCTCTGGTCGCAGGCTCCCGATTCATCGCTGCGGGTGGCCGGGCAAAACATCTTCGACCTGTTCAACAACGCCACCTCGCTCTACATGCTGCCGCTGGGAGGCCTGCTCTCGGTGCTTTTCGCCGGATGGGTGCTGCGCGGGCGCACGCTGCAGGAGGAGGTCACCTCGCGCGGACGCTACGGCAACGCACTCTTCCCCTACTACCGCGTCATCGTGCGCTTCGTCGCGCCAGTGGTGATCGTACTGCTTTTCCTCAGCCAGATCGGCGTGATCTGA
- a CDS encoding endonuclease/exonuclease/phosphatase family protein: MKRNLWIAAIALLLVAGSSFTAARAAAPATMNVGTYNIWCGVHDDGPLPWKVRCQRIAALIRFHDYDIIGMQEVRPEQMADLRTALPEFTAVGTGREGINQGEHSPVFFRTDRFALLDSGTFWLSETPEKVSRGWDADYNRICSWVKLRDRQSKKEFFYFNTHLDHMGPVARHEGAELICRRIASLAGDKYPVFCTGDFNAEPKDEPIKVMLQHLASARDVSQTPPYDQGSEVSWTGVPVGAMTVTIPEAQRGRQAIDHVFVNGRVDVLKYGLLRDSDGINYPSDHIPILVRATLK; encoded by the coding sequence ATGAAAAGAAATCTATGGATCGCGGCCATTGCCCTGCTGCTGGTCGCAGGAAGTTCGTTCACGGCCGCCCGGGCCGCCGCTCCCGCCACGATGAATGTCGGCACGTATAACATCTGGTGCGGCGTACACGACGACGGCCCGCTGCCTTGGAAAGTCCGCTGCCAGCGGATCGCCGCACTGATCCGATTCCACGACTACGACATCATCGGCATGCAGGAGGTCCGCCCGGAACAGATGGCCGACCTGCGTACGGCGCTGCCCGAGTTCACCGCCGTCGGCACGGGCCGCGAAGGAATCAACCAGGGCGAGCACTCGCCGGTATTCTTCCGGACCGACCGTTTCGCGCTGCTCGACAGCGGCACCTTCTGGCTGTCGGAAACCCCCGAAAAGGTTTCACGAGGCTGGGATGCCGATTACAACCGCATCTGTTCGTGGGTCAAACTGCGCGACAGGCAGAGCAAAAAAGAGTTCTTCTATTTCAACACGCACCTCGACCACATGGGCCCTGTGGCACGCCACGAGGGCGCAGAGCTGATCTGCAGGCGGATCGCCTCGCTGGCCGGCGACAAATATCCGGTCTTCTGCACCGGCGACTTCAATGCAGAACCGAAGGACGAGCCCATTAAGGTCATGCTGCAGCACCTCGCCTCGGCCCGCGACGTATCGCAAACCCCGCCCTACGACCAGGGCAGCGAGGTGAGCTGGACGGGCGTCCCGGTCGGTGCGATGACCGTCACGATCCCCGAAGCCCAGCGCGGACGGCAGGCGATCGACCACGTCTTCGTCAACGGCCGTGTCGATGTGCTCAAATACGGACTGCTGCGCGATTCGGACGGGATCAACTACCCGTCGGACCACATTCCGATCCTTGTTCGCGCAACGCTCAAGTAG
- a CDS encoding MarR family transcriptional regulator: protein MEEKILKVLAEKGAMRPGDIATAAGIDKDEAGKVIKQLAKEGKIYSPKRCFYDIKK from the coding sequence ATGGAAGAGAAAATTCTGAAAGTACTCGCCGAAAAAGGCGCCATGCGTCCCGGCGACATCGCCACGGCAGCGGGCATCGACAAGGACGAAGCCGGCAAAGTGATCAAACAACTGGCCAAAGAGGGTAAAATTTACTCCCCCAAACGCTGTTTCTACGACATCAAGAAATAG
- a CDS encoding WbqC family protein, protein MILLPTAYLGNLQYYSKLLSGEACIDLHEHYLKQSYRNRCDILSAGGVMSLTVPVYHTGGVGTPTREIRIDYSKRWQHRHWQAIVSAYRGSPYFAHYEEHFAPLYRQRFDLLTELNDTLQRTVLHLLDPSGGAAARIGYTDRYVSPSVPSDPQGQGHTPGHLSPHTGPEMQTAAPSRPGTEPHAENPAGTASATFDTPCTAEPARYADFRLSLSPKPRLSRPDPTFAAPQYYQVFSDRLPFAGNLSVIDLLFCEGPAAADILRAAHLK, encoded by the coding sequence ATGATCCTGCTTCCGACGGCCTACCTGGGCAACCTGCAATACTATTCGAAACTGCTGAGCGGAGAGGCCTGCATCGACCTGCACGAGCATTACCTCAAGCAGAGCTACCGCAACCGCTGCGACATCCTCTCGGCAGGCGGCGTAATGTCGCTTACCGTCCCGGTGTACCACACGGGGGGAGTGGGCACGCCCACGCGCGAAATCCGCATCGATTATTCGAAGCGGTGGCAGCACCGCCACTGGCAGGCGATCGTCTCGGCCTATCGCGGTTCGCCCTACTTCGCGCATTACGAAGAACATTTCGCCCCGCTCTACCGGCAGCGGTTCGACCTGCTGACCGAACTCAACGACACGCTGCAGCGAACCGTCCTGCACCTGCTCGACCCTTCGGGCGGGGCGGCCGCCCGGATCGGCTATACCGACCGTTACGTCTCCCCCTCCGTACCATCCGATCCGCAGGGACAGGGACATACGCCCGGACACCTCTCCCCGCACACGGGGCCGGAGATGCAAACCGCCGCCCCGTCCCGCCCGGGCACGGAACCCCATGCCGAAAACCCGGCCGGCACCGCATCTGCAACATTCGACACACCTTGCACAGCAGAGCCCGCCCGCTACGCCGACTTCCGCCTGTCGCTCTCGCCCAAACCCCGATTGAGCCGTCCCGACCCGACCTTCGCCGCACCGCAGTACTACCAGGTTTTTTCCGACCGCCTGCCGTTTGCAGGGAACCTTTCGGTAATCGACCTGTTGTTCTGCGAGGGCCCGGCCGCCGCGGACATCCTCCGGGCCGCCCATCTGAAATAA
- a CDS encoding DUF4924 family protein produces the protein MYTAQKTRKENIAEYILYLWQLEDLLRALQFSPEAIYAKLVKPLGLPEEQKQEVFLWYMDIVNLLREEGKEQQGHLEHTLHLIADLNNLHNQLTVLPVGAEYRRLYARVAPELPALKAKLKDPEISDVELFFRALYSVVLLRIQEAGKHGDAGKGCGTNPQAAADKDTDVSAAPDSIADSGKSRQKYIDDVLTLISPVVAELATVFRKVERGEVDLFGNAPNGDRHAAAAPEQGTQASSGAQDGPRPAAVAPEGKNSRNSGTGSAS, from the coding sequence ATGTATACCGCACAAAAGACCCGCAAAGAGAATATCGCCGAATACATCCTCTACCTCTGGCAGCTGGAAGACCTGCTGCGCGCACTGCAATTCAGCCCCGAAGCGATTTATGCGAAACTCGTGAAGCCGCTCGGACTTCCCGAAGAGCAGAAACAGGAAGTTTTCCTCTGGTATATGGATATCGTGAACCTGCTGCGCGAGGAGGGCAAGGAACAGCAGGGCCACCTCGAACACACGCTGCACCTGATCGCCGACCTGAACAACCTGCACAACCAGCTGACGGTCCTGCCGGTGGGAGCCGAATACCGCCGGCTCTACGCGCGGGTGGCGCCCGAACTCCCGGCGCTCAAGGCAAAACTCAAAGACCCGGAGATCAGCGACGTCGAACTCTTTTTCCGCGCGCTCTACTCGGTCGTGCTGCTGCGCATCCAGGAAGCGGGAAAACACGGCGATGCCGGCAAAGGCTGCGGCACCAATCCCCAAGCCGCAGCCGATAAGGATACGGACGTTTCAGCCGCACCGGACAGCATCGCCGACAGCGGCAAGTCGCGGCAAAAATACATCGACGACGTACTGACGCTCATCTCCCCGGTAGTGGCCGAACTGGCTACCGTGTTCCGCAAGGTCGAGCGCGGCGAGGTCGACCTGTTCGGCAACGCCCCGAACGGTGACCGGCATGCTGCGGCCGCCCCAGAACAGGGGACCCAAGCCTCTTCCGGAGCACAAGACGGTCCCCGGCCGGCCGCTGTTGCCCCGGAAGGAAAAAATTCCCGCAATTCCGGAACCGGTTCCGCATCCTGA
- a CDS encoding glycosyltransferase family 4 protein has product MELTLLVIATFLLSAAAGWLTIPRIVMISKKKKLFDELSARKSHTGAVPRLGGVSFLPAFLFSFSLAVGLRYMLGLDVAAPHEMAIPREFMFLVSGATVLFCVGLADDLAGVGYRIKFLAQLLSAALLLCSGVWIDNLDGLFGLHHVPTAVGALLTVLVVVLLTNAYNLIDGIDGLCSGLSILALFTFGVWFLTHHIYVYAMMSMAMGGVVTIFFFYNVMGHRMKIFMGDTGSLLLGFVIAFLGLKFYDLNINGEFYRIDAAPAVFLGIVFIPAFDTVRVFCVRMAAGLSPFYPDRRHIHHKLLRIGLTHLQGTLVIVVLQACFILLNFLLRNVNINLLFGINLVLGVLLIQGLNALGGRIDVSSQHIAQNRVQNNSEK; this is encoded by the coding sequence ATGGAATTGACTTTACTTGTCATCGCCACTTTTTTGCTGTCCGCCGCTGCGGGATGGCTCACCATTCCCCGCATCGTGATGATCTCGAAAAAGAAAAAACTGTTCGACGAGCTCAGTGCCCGCAAATCGCACACCGGCGCGGTTCCCCGGTTGGGCGGCGTGTCGTTCCTGCCGGCATTCCTTTTCTCTTTCTCCCTCGCGGTAGGCTTGCGGTATATGCTCGGCCTGGACGTGGCGGCCCCGCATGAGATGGCGATTCCGCGCGAATTCATGTTCCTGGTTTCCGGAGCGACCGTGCTCTTCTGCGTGGGGCTGGCCGACGACCTGGCCGGGGTGGGTTACCGCATCAAGTTCCTCGCCCAGTTGCTCAGCGCGGCATTGCTGCTCTGCTCGGGCGTCTGGATCGACAACCTCGACGGCCTGTTCGGGCTGCACCATGTGCCGACGGCTGTGGGCGCGCTGCTGACGGTGCTGGTGGTCGTTCTGCTGACCAATGCGTACAACCTGATCGACGGCATCGACGGGCTTTGCTCCGGGCTCTCGATTCTCGCGCTGTTCACGTTCGGGGTCTGGTTCCTCACCCACCACATCTATGTGTATGCGATGATGTCGATGGCAATGGGGGGCGTGGTGACCATCTTCTTTTTCTATAACGTGATGGGGCACCGGATGAAAATTTTTATGGGCGATACCGGCTCGCTGCTGCTGGGTTTCGTAATCGCGTTCCTCGGGCTGAAGTTCTATGACCTGAACATCAACGGCGAATTTTACCGGATCGACGCGGCGCCGGCCGTCTTCCTGGGAATCGTTTTCATCCCGGCGTTCGACACGGTGCGCGTTTTCTGCGTGCGGATGGCCGCGGGCCTTTCGCCCTTTTATCCCGACCGCAGGCATATCCATCACAAACTGCTGCGCATCGGCCTGACCCACCTGCAGGGCACGCTGGTGATCGTCGTGTTGCAGGCCTGCTTTATTCTGCTCAATTTCCTGCTGCGTAACGTGAACATCAACCTGCTGTTCGGCATCAACCTCGTTCTCGGCGTGCTGCTGATCCAGGGACTCAATGCGCTGGGCGGCCGGATCGACGTTTCTTCACAACATATCGCGCAAAACCGCGTTCAAAATAATAGTGAAAAATAA